In a genomic window of Ranitomeya imitator isolate aRanImi1 chromosome 5, aRanImi1.pri, whole genome shotgun sequence:
- the LOC138637721 gene encoding trace amine-associated receptor 4-like has product MSRLDFHNSQNNEVCFAGLNTSCPRTIRPVLTDISLYSVIHGAIIVTIVGNLMVIISVSHFRQLHTPTNFLILSLASADFLLGLTVMPYSMVRSITACWYYGDLFCKVHSCIDMTLCTTSIFHLFFIAVDRYYAICHPLHYSKKITNSVIEIFVFLIWSVPCLYSFGLVLSNVNTEGLEGQDTLVPCMGSCSLVFNRIWAIITSFLCFFIPGTLMIGIYIYIFLVANKQAKLISNIPKSINQKKSGKKKPVLNVENKAARTLSLVMGVFILCWLPFFTLTVADPYLNFSISDDIYNIVLWLGYFNSAFNPIIYGLFYPWFKKSFLLILTGKILQLGSASYNILNNT; this is encoded by the coding sequence ATGAGTAGACTGGATTTCCATAACTCACAAAATAATGAAGTATGTTTCGCTGGTCTGAATACATCTTGTCCTAGAACTATCAGACCTGTGCTTACTGATATATCCTTGTATTCTGTCATACATGGCGCTATCATTGTTACAATTGTGGGAAACCTCATGGTGATCATTTCGGTTTCTCATTTCAGACAGCTTCACACGCCAACCAACTTTCTCATTTTGTCATTGGCCTCTGCAGATTTCCTGCTTGGGCTCACAGTTATGCCGTACAGTATGGTGAGGTCCATAACTGCATGCTGGTATTATGGTGACCTGTTTTGCAAAGTGCACAGCTGCATTGACATGACATTGTGCACTACATCCATTTTTCATCTATTCTTCATTGCGGTTGACCGTTACTATGCAATATGTCATCCTCTTCATTACAGCAAGAAAATAACTAATTCTGTCATAGAGATTTTTGTATTTCTTATCTGGTCTGTCCCCTGTCTGTATTCATTTGGCCTCGTTTTATCAAATGTAAACACTGAAGGATTGGAGGGGCAGGATACACTTGTACCTTGTATGGGGTCTTGTTCCCTTGTGTTTAATAGAATCTGGGCTATAATCACCTCATTCCTATGTTTCTTTATTCCGGGGACCCTCATGATTGGAATTTATATATACATTTTCTTGGTGGCAAACAAACAAGCCAAATTGATTAGCAATATTCCCAAATCTATAAATCAGAAAAAAAGCGGTAAGAAGAAACCTGTTCTAAATGTTGAAAACAAAGCAGCTAGAACACTGAGTTTGGTGATGGGGGTTTTCATTCTTTGCTGGTTGCCCTTTTTTACTCTTACTGTGGCTGATCCTTATCTCAATTTCTCAATATCTGATGATATATACAATATTGTCCTATGGCTTGGTTATTTTAATTCTGCATTTAATCCTATTATTTATGGCTTATTTTATCCTTGGTTTAAAAAATCTTTCCTTTTAATTCTCACTGGTAAAATATTACAGTTAGGATCTGCTTCTTACAATATATTAAATAACACTTAG